Proteins from one Danaus plexippus chromosome 2, MEX_DaPlex, whole genome shotgun sequence genomic window:
- the LOC116779723 gene encoding large neutral amino acids transporter small subunit 2: MGEETQAGDGKVTLKRKITLFNGVGIIIGTIIGSGIFISPTGVFRYTQSVGASLLIWLICGLLSTLGALCYAELGTSISRSGGDYAYIFTAFGPLPAFLRMWIALLIIRPTTQAIVAITFGQYVVKPFFPDCEPPENAVKLLAAVCLCILTAINCISVRWTMRIQDVFTSSKLLALVVIIISGIYYIASGHTENFERAFDGEYSAGDIALAFYSGLFAFGGWNYLNFVTEELQDPYKNLPRAIWIAMPMVTTIYVMANLAYFAVVTKTQWLDPKAVVAAIFGDQLFGSWSWLIPVFVALSTFGGVNGVLFTSARLFATGAQEGHMPGFFTLFHVEKQTPIPSLILTCFFSLLMLTTSNVIELINYYSQTLWLSVGASVVGMLWLRRTKPEMSRPIRVNIVIPYLFLVAIGCLVIIPAITQPKDTAIGIAILLSGIPVYYLCVKWQNKPQCYNTASGCILRFLQKLCSCAYVDSSEKIAN; encoded by the exons ATGGGTGAAGAAACTCAAGCCGGCGACGGAAAAGTAACattaaaacgtaaaataacattgttcAATGGTGTCGGAATTATTATTGGGACGATTATTGGCTCTGGAATTTTTATATCGCCGACCGGTGTCTTCCGGTATACTCA GTCAGTCGGAGCCTCGCTTCTTATATGGCTGATATGTGGCCTGCTCTCGACATTAGGAGCTCTATGTTACGCAGAGTTGGGAACTTCGATATCAAGATCTGGGGGCGATTATGCCTACATCTTCACAGCGTTTGGACCTCTGCCTGCGTTCTTGAGAATGTGGATAGCGCTCCTCATCATTAGACCGACCACGCAAGCGATAGTAGCGATAACCTTCGGCCAATACGTCGTTAAACCTTTCTTCCCCGACTGCGAGCCTCCAGAAAACGCTGTGAAACTCCTAGCAGCGGTGTGTCTct GTATACTGACAGCCATAAACTGCATCAGCGTCAGATGGACAATGCGTATTCAAGACGTGTTCACTTCATCCAAACTACTGGCGCTGGTCGTTATCATAATATCCGGGATCTATTACATAGCGAGCG GACATACAGAAAATTTTGAAAGGGCATTTGACGGTGAGTACAGCGCTGGTGACATTGCCTTGGCGTTCTACTCTGGTCTGTTCGCTTTCGGTGGATGGAATTATCTCAATTTCGTCACAGAGGAACTCCAAGATCCTTACAA GAATCTCCCGCGAGCTATATGGATAGCCATGCCAATGGTGACCACTATTTACGTTATGGCCAACTTGGCATACTTCGCCGTCGTCACCAAGACGCAATGGCTGGACCCGAAAGCTGTTGTTGCAGCG ATCTTTGGGGACCAGCTGTTCGGTAGCTGGAGCTGGTTGATTCCCGTGTTCGTGGCGTTATCAACATTCGGTGGAGTGAACGGGGTGCTGTtcacgtcagcgaggctgttCGCCACTGGGGCCCAGGAGGGTCACATGCCTGGCTTCTTCACGCTGTTCCACGTCGAGAAACAAACTCCCATACCATCACTTATACTGACA TGTTTCTTCTCACTTCTCATGTTGACCACCAGCAACGTCATCGAGCTCATAAACTATTACTCACAAACCCTGTGGCTGTCCGTGGGTGCGTCAGTCGTGGGCATGTTGTGGCTGCGGCGGACCAAACCTGAAATGTCCAGACCGATCAGGGTCAACATCGTCATACCATACCTGTTCCTCGTAGCTATCGGCTGTTTAGTCATAATTCCCGCCATAACTCAACCTAAAGACACTGCCATCGGTATTGCCATACTCCTGTCGGGGATACCAGTTTATTATCTATGCGTCAAATGGCAGAATAAACCTCAATGCTACAATACGGCTTCCGGCTGCATACTGAGATTCCTTCAGAAGTTATGTTCCTGCGCTTATGTGGATTCATCAGAAAAAATAGCGAATTGA
- the LOC116765360 gene encoding homeobox protein Mohawk — MTVIQRTSAAKVEKMDGTSKEDSAKSARPVRNRRYTRRCLVAGQRPQKRLFTPEIKRYLKDWLVRRRDNPYPNREEKKQLSRETGLTYIQICNWFANWRRKLKNVNADRNQLTWGHLIRTYNDRAQGNVEQFSICSDDSIWSEPEQSSPNNEQDYDARFENSPDSNTSYKQDTEETSPPCEKYESFNNNSNEIERCDDNNCDKVITSPVLLSKWLESAARFQPSETNYSWWADGRRRKQEQKVQRIVINTIKHDRDEVEAAMALTTLASANCLTAP; from the exons ATGACAGTTATTCAAAGGACTAGTGCGGCAAAAGTGGAAAAAATGGATGGTACTTCGAAAGAAGATAGTGCAAAATCAGCAAGACCAGTCAGGAATAGGAGATACACACG GAGATGCTTAGTGGCCGGCCAGCGTCCTCAGAAGAGGCTGTTCACTCCAGAAATAAAACGCTATCTCAAAGATTGGCTCGTCCGAAGAAGAGACAATCCTTACCCGAACCgcgaagaaaaaaaacaattatcgAGAGAGACGGGATTAACGTACATACAA ATCTGCAACTGGTTTGCTAACTGgagaagaaaattaaagaaCGTGAATGCTGATCGCAATCAACTCACGTGGGGTCATTTAATACGTACATACAACGACCGCGCCCAGGGCAACGTGGAGCAATTCAGCATCTGCTCAGACGACAGCATATGGAGCGAACCAGAACAATCCAGTCCGAACAACGAACAAGACTACGACGCGAGGTTCGAAAACAGCCCGGACTCGAATACTTCGTATAAACAAGACACAGAAGAAACATCACCGCCCTGCGAGAAATACGAAAGCTTCAACAATAATTCCAACGAGATAGAGAGATGCGATGATAATAATTGCGATAAGGTCATCACTAGTCCAGTACTTCTAAGCAAATGGCTGGAAAGCGCAGCTCGGTTCCAACCAAGCGAAACTAATTATTCTTGGTGGGCGGATGGGAGAAGACGAAAACAAGAACAAAAGGTCCAAAGAATAGttataaacacaataaaacaTGACAGGGATGAGGTCGAAGCAGCGATGGCACTTACAACGTTGGCATCAGCTAATTGTCTTACCGCTCCATAA
- the LOC116779561 gene encoding large ribosomal subunit protein uL10m yields the protein MALVKKALLETPASFLLAKRFRGKVNIQKPRKPHFEKQLLLDLTKPHYGPKKSSLPDIFLCDKGKVLFSKEEIDNPFERILARECLNWFNTSKMVVFLHMNSISMEDKTPVFAALKKNNMNLRTYGKKIVSMATKGTRYEAVNHLFTCHQNIIFGQPENAAKMFKILKKTPQMVVMAGIINDKLLSKNELVQFSKLPSLEVARSQLCSVLQSAASCLVGQLNQNQQVLVSHLEKHIEVQNTPVNSGNKDKTES from the exons ATGGCTCTAGTGAAAAAAG cgTTACTGGAGACACCTGCTTCATTTTTATTGGCAAAACGATTCCGGGGAAAAGTTAATATCCAAAAACCACGAAAACCTCACTTTGAAAAGCAACTTTTACTCGACTTGACCAAACCTCACTATGGACCTAAAAAGAGCTCTTTGCcagatatatttctttgtgatAAAGGAAAAGTCCTCTTTTCAAAGGAAGAAATCGATAACCCTTTTGAAAGAATATTGGCTAGAGAATGTTTGAACTGGTTTAACACATCGAAAATGGTGGTGTTTCTCCACATGAACTCAATAAGTATGGAGGATAAAACACCAGTTTTTGCTGCacttaaaaagaataatatgaatttaagaaCTTATGGAAAGAAAATTGTAAGCATGGCAACCAAAGGAACTCGTTATGAAGCTGTTAATCACTTGTTTACAtgtcatcaaaatattatatttggacAGCCAGAAAATGCAGCAAAGATGTTTAAAATCCTCAAAAAGACACCTCAAATGGTTGTCATGG CGGGgattattaatgataaattactttcaaagAACGAGCTGGTCCAGTTTAGTAAGTTGCCGAGTCTGGAGGTAGCAAGGAGTCAACTGTGCTCAGTTCTACAGAGTGCTGCATCCTGTCTTGTTGGACAGTTGAACCAAAATCAACAAGTGTTGGTGTCTCATCTTGAAAAGCATATAGAAGTACAGAACACGCCTGTCAATAGtggaaataaagataaaacagAGAGTTAA
- the LOC116779848 gene encoding angio-associated migratory cell protein: MRGLSEDTPPSSINGDEITGMDDDGIYFEEIEEIQFDDEEMVDDQEEEDTEMIRPEDHAITVFNKHNGSVFCCDFHPNGKIAVTGGEDDKAYVWSTETGDVLMDCIGHKDSVIFVGFSFDGTFLATVDMCGLIKVWKVNLEENQQEPWSVVFEYEADDLSWGSWHFGARVLICGAVTGDIYIFKIPSGDTKVLQGHNIRTECGKMFHDGVRLAAGYEDGTVKVWDLKTATVVSQIPPGIHQIRVTAVDTHPDNSLMLSIATDGKAVMTTSSNGKVVAQMEAENDLEVVAFSPDPQLGYFALGTLNGSVTIWDTARQMLRHHCAKSQESDGVTKMLWIKDEVVTGCLDGSVRVYEARSGNRRLVLTGHWSEILDLTYNEKEKLILTTSDDGTARIFKYNEKTE, translated from the exons ATGAGAGGACTATCAGAAGATACACCGCCATCCTCTATAAATGGCGATGAAATCACCGGGATGGATGACGACGGGATATATTTCGAGGAGATTGAAGAAATACAATTTGATGATGAGGAAATGGTTGATGACCAAGAGGAGGAGGATACGGAAATGATTAGACCAGAAGACCATGCCATTACAGTGTTTAACAAACATAACGGTTCAGTTTTTTGTTGTGACTTTCATCCAAATGGTAAGATTGCTGTAACCGGTGGGGAAGATGACAAAGCATACGTGTGGTCTACAGAAACAGgggatgtattaatggattgCATAGGACATAAGGATTCAGTTATCTTCGTCGGATTCAGCTTTGATGGAACCTTTCTAGCTACAGTTGATATGTGCggattaataaaagtatggaAGGTTAATTTGGAAGAAAATCAACAAGAACCATGGTCTGTGGTATTTGAATATGAGGCGGATGATCTAAGTTGGGGTTCATGGCATTTTGGAGCTAGAGTACTCATATGTGGGGCAGTTACAGgtgatatatacattttcaaaattccATCTGGAGATACCAAGGTTCTACAAGGGCACAACATCAGAACTGAATGTGGGAAG ATGTTCCATGATGGTGTCCGTCTTGCAGCTGGTTATGAAGATGGTACTGTGAAGGTTTGGGATCTCAAAACGGCCACTGTTGTATCACAGATACCACCTGGAATCCATCAAATAAGAGTCACAGCTGTAGATACACATCCAGATAACAGTCTCATGTTATCTATAGCTACTGATG GTAAAGCAGTCATGACAACATCAAGTAACGGCAAAGTTGTTGCACAGATGGAAGCGGAGAATGATTTAGAAGTTGTTGCTTTTTCACCGGACCCACAGCTTGGATATTTTGCTTTAG GTACTCTTAACGGCTCGGTGACGATATGGGACACGGCGCGGCAAATGTTACGGCACCATTGCGCCAAATCGCAGGAGTCCGACGGCGTCACTAAAATGCTATGGATCAAAGACGAAGTAGTTACTGGCTGTCTGGACGGATCCGTGCGCGTGTACGAAGCGCGATCCGGCAATCGACGACTCGTCCTCACGGGACACTGGTCGGAAATACTGGATCTTACTtacaatgaaaaagaaaaactcATACTGACAACCTCAGATGACGGCACCGCGAGGATATTCAAATACAACGAAAAAACCGAATAG